In a genomic window of Thermodesulfobacteriota bacterium:
- a CDS encoding RNA polymerase sigma factor RpoD/SigA, whose amino-acid sequence MSYDQGLMNGASGGKMNGKNRVIPDEDYQLLQSYFKEVGTESLLTASQEVRIATKIKKYNAKADKLAEDVSALTEEILKKENSGVCRCSLEERKAKAAGVYMPLDVKLNRMSALYRAYRNKEIENKDKFIKSNLRLVISIAKNYMGRGLPLADIIQEGNIGLIKAVEKFDPSKGYRFSTYASWWIIQSITRSLFDQTRVIRIPVRVLEQANKITRTANMLRNENGEAPAIEDVAEETGLSVKKVSKVIKATSTNVVYLDAVNTASGDGKNSFIDFIPDTRPATDTLLATVSMSEKIEEALKNLTDREEDILRMRFGIGYDESYTLDEIGNRYSLTRERIRQIERRALKKLRQLSTGGILKDFISA is encoded by the coding sequence ATGTCGTACGATCAGGGCCTGATGAACGGGGCGTCGGGCGGCAAGATGAACGGAAAGAACAGGGTAATTCCGGACGAGGATTATCAGCTCTTACAGTCCTACTTCAAGGAAGTCGGCACCGAGTCGCTCCTGACCGCCTCGCAAGAGGTTCGCATAGCCACCAAAATAAAGAAATATAACGCCAAGGCAGACAAGCTCGCCGAAGATGTGAGCGCCCTCACCGAAGAGATTTTGAAGAAGGAGAATTCGGGCGTTTGCAGATGCAGCCTTGAAGAGAGGAAAGCCAAGGCCGCGGGCGTGTATATGCCGCTCGATGTAAAGCTGAACAGGATGTCCGCTCTTTACAGGGCGTACAGAAACAAGGAAATAGAGAACAAGGACAAATTCATAAAATCGAACCTCAGGCTCGTGATAAGCATCGCGAAGAACTACATGGGGAGAGGGCTTCCACTGGCCGACATAATACAGGAAGGAAATATAGGTCTTATTAAAGCGGTCGAGAAGTTCGACCCGTCGAAAGGATACAGATTCTCGACCTACGCCTCGTGGTGGATCATACAGAGCATAACGAGGTCGCTCTTCGACCAGACGAGGGTAATCAGGATCCCGGTAAGGGTGCTGGAGCAGGCCAACAAGATCACGAGGACGGCCAACATGCTGAGGAACGAGAACGGTGAGGCCCCGGCCATAGAAGATGTCGCCGAGGAAACCGGGCTCAGCGTGAAGAAAGTATCGAAGGTCATTAAGGCAACCTCTACGAACGTCGTTTATCTCGACGCCGTGAACACGGCATCAGGAGACGGGAAGAACAGCTTCATCGACTTCATACCCGACACGAGGCCCGCGACCGACACGCTCCTCGCGACCGTTTCGATGTCCGAGAAGATAGAGGAAGCGCTCAAGAACCTGACCGACAGGGAGGAGGATATATTGAGGATGAGGTTCGGGATCGGGTACGACGAGTCGTACACGCTCGACGAGATAGGGAACAGGTACAGCCTCACCCGCGAGCGCATAAGGCAGATAGAGAGGCGCGCGCTCAAGAAGCTCCGGCAGCTCAGCACCGGAGGGATTCTCAAAGACTTTATAAGCGCTTAA